A single window of Streptomyces sp. NBC_00464 DNA harbors:
- a CDS encoding uridine kinase encodes MSSHAISTRVVLLAGPSGSGKSSLAARTGLPVLRLDDFYKEAGDPTLPLVTDSTDIDWDSALSWDADAAVAAIAELCRTGRTDVPVYDISTSSRTGHEGFHIERTPLFVAEGIFAADIVERCQSLGLLADALCLRGRPSTTFRRRLLRDLREGRKSVPFLLRRGWRLMRAERRIVARQTELGAYPCGKAEALGRLAAAAAGRCRTPAKNSPSGV; translated from the coding sequence GTGAGTTCCCATGCGATTTCGACCCGCGTTGTCCTGTTGGCGGGCCCCTCCGGCTCAGGCAAGTCCTCCCTGGCCGCCCGTACCGGACTTCCGGTGCTGCGGCTGGACGACTTCTACAAGGAGGCGGGCGACCCCACGCTGCCGCTCGTCACCGACAGCACGGACATCGACTGGGACTCCGCGCTGTCCTGGGACGCCGACGCGGCGGTCGCCGCGATCGCGGAACTGTGCCGCACCGGACGCACCGACGTGCCGGTCTACGACATCTCGACCAGCTCCCGTACGGGACACGAGGGCTTCCACATCGAGCGCACGCCGCTCTTCGTGGCCGAGGGGATCTTCGCCGCCGACATAGTCGAGCGCTGTCAGTCGCTGGGCCTCCTGGCGGATGCCCTGTGCCTGCGCGGCCGCCCGTCGACGACGTTCCGCCGCCGGCTGCTGCGGGATCTGCGCGAAGGCCGCAAGTCCGTGCCGTTCCTGCTGCGGCGGGGCTGGCGGCTGATGCGGGCCGAACGCCGGATCGTGGCGCGCCAGACGGAGCTGGGGGCGTACCCCTGCGGCAAGGCCGAGGCCCTGGGCCGTCTGGCCGCCGCCGCGGCGGGCCGGTGCCGGACGCCTGCCAAGAACAGCCCCTCCGGCGTCTGA
- a CDS encoding helix-turn-helix domain-containing protein: protein MPGGRLTQQERQQIALGLADDLAYAEIARRLDRPTSTITREVMRNGGPAAYRADAAHRATERRAHRRKHAQPRGQGAPVPADGRDDEAVRAYEEAFTTLLMQQGLPRMTARVLTCLFIADAGSLTASELVQRLQVSPASVSKAIGFLEDQGLVLRKRDERRRERYFVDDDVWYRSTIASAQGTALIAETARQGVGILGRDSPAAARLENIARFSDFISESILRAAEQVREILHTKPEAGSGGGTAEPEPEPDADRG, encoded by the coding sequence ATGCCGGGAGGCAGACTCACCCAGCAGGAACGCCAGCAGATCGCACTGGGGCTGGCCGACGACCTCGCCTATGCGGAGATCGCCCGGCGGCTCGACCGCCCCACCTCGACGATCACGCGTGAGGTGATGCGCAACGGCGGCCCCGCCGCCTACCGTGCCGACGCGGCCCACCGCGCCACCGAACGCCGCGCCCACCGGCGCAAGCACGCCCAGCCCCGAGGGCAGGGGGCGCCGGTGCCGGCCGACGGGCGTGACGACGAGGCCGTGCGTGCGTACGAGGAGGCGTTCACCACCCTCCTGATGCAGCAGGGCCTTCCGAGGATGACGGCTCGGGTGCTGACCTGTCTCTTCATCGCCGACGCGGGCAGCCTCACCGCGTCCGAACTCGTCCAGCGCCTCCAGGTCAGCCCGGCATCCGTCTCCAAGGCGATCGGGTTCCTCGAAGACCAGGGTCTCGTCCTGCGTAAACGCGACGAACGCCGCCGCGAGCGCTACTTCGTCGACGACGACGTCTGGTACCGGTCGACGATCGCCAGCGCCCAGGGCACCGCCCTGATCGCCGAGACCGCACGGCAGGGCGTCGGCATCCTCGGCCGCGACAGCCCCGCCGCTGCCCGCCTCGAAAACATCGCCCGCTTCAGCGACTTCATCAGCGAGAGCATCCTTCGGGCCGCGGAGCAGGTCCGCGAGATCCTCCACACGAAACCCGAAGCGGGCTCGGGCGGCGGCACTGCCGAACCCGAACCCGAACCCGACGCGGACCGCGGTTAG
- the afsQ1 gene encoding two-component system response regulator AfsQ1 produces the protein MPFLLLIEDDDAIRTALELSLSRQGHRVATAATGEDGLNLLREQRPDLVVLDVMLPGIDGFEVCRRIRRTDQLPIILLTARSDDIDVVVGLESGADDYVVKPVQGRVLDARIRAVLRRGERESTDSATFGNVVIDRSAMTVTKDGEDLQLTPTELRLLLELSRRPGQALSRQQLLRLVWEHDYLGDSRLVDACVQRLRAKVEDVPSSPTLIRTVRGVGYRLDSPQ, from the coding sequence GTGCCTTTCCTGTTGCTGATCGAGGACGACGACGCCATCCGCACGGCCCTCGAACTCTCGCTGTCACGCCAGGGCCACCGTGTGGCCACCGCGGCGACGGGAGAGGACGGCCTCAACCTGCTGCGCGAGCAGCGGCCCGACCTGGTCGTGCTGGATGTGATGCTGCCCGGGATCGATGGTTTCGAGGTGTGCCGGCGCATCCGGCGCACCGACCAGCTGCCGATCATTCTGCTCACCGCGCGAAGCGACGACATCGACGTCGTCGTCGGACTGGAGTCCGGCGCCGACGACTATGTGGTGAAACCCGTGCAGGGCCGGGTGCTCGACGCCCGTATCCGCGCGGTGCTGCGCCGCGGCGAGCGCGAGTCCACGGACTCCGCCACATTCGGCAATGTGGTGATCGACCGCTCCGCCATGACCGTGACCAAGGACGGGGAGGACCTGCAGCTCACACCGACCGAGCTGCGCCTCCTGCTGGAGCTGAGCCGCCGGCCCGGCCAGGCCCTGTCCCGGCAGCAGTTGCTGCGCCTGGTCTGGGAGCACGACTACCTCGGCGACTCCCGTCTGGTGGACGCCTGCGTCCAGCGGCTGCGCGCGAAGGTGGAGGACGTACCGTCCTCGCCGACCCTGATCCGTACCGTGCGGGGCGTGGGATACCGGCTGGACTCGCCGCAGTGA
- a CDS encoding alpha/beta hydrolase family protein yields the protein MAQRALPLPAARLGRAVRTAGESTTVSGVVLLLPDGEPYSHRRPSSLSYALQLPLARSLARAGGDDGLAAHVVHYRCRGWNTSDAHLAADAEWAVDEVVRRYGDIPVCLAGHGMGGRAALRAGGHPAVTSVLAMAPWLPGDPDAEPEPVKHLVGRQVLLVHGTNDARCDPELSFRLAERAKKSNRNTCRFEVHSDGHALRQHHSEVASLAADFVRGSLFGRGYARPVADALAAPPPLGLRMPLAAGFGESLGR from the coding sequence ATGGCACAGCGCGCACTCCCCCTGCCTGCTGCAAGGCTGGGACGGGCCGTCCGGACGGCCGGAGAATCCACCACGGTCAGCGGCGTGGTCCTGCTGCTCCCGGACGGCGAGCCCTACTCGCACCGCCGCCCCTCCTCCCTCTCCTACGCCCTACAGCTCCCCCTGGCCCGCTCCCTGGCCCGCGCAGGCGGCGACGACGGCCTCGCCGCCCACGTCGTGCACTACCGCTGCCGCGGCTGGAACACCTCGGACGCCCACCTCGCGGCGGACGCCGAATGGGCGGTGGACGAGGTCGTACGCCGCTACGGCGACATCCCGGTCTGCCTGGCGGGCCACGGCATGGGCGGCCGCGCGGCCCTCCGCGCGGGCGGCCACCCGGCCGTCACCTCGGTCCTCGCGATGGCCCCCTGGCTGCCGGGCGACCCGGACGCCGAACCGGAACCGGTGAAACACCTGGTCGGCCGTCAGGTCCTGCTGGTCCACGGCACGAACGACGCCCGCTGCGACCCCGAACTCTCCTTCCGCCTCGCCGAACGCGCCAAGAAGTCCAACCGCAACACCTGCCGCTTCGAGGTCCACTCGGACGGCCACGCACTACGCCAGCACCACTCCGAAGTCGCCTCCCTGGCCGCCGACTTCGTCCGCGGCTCCCTCTTCGGCCGGGGGTACGCCCGCCCGGTCGCCGACGCACTGGCGGCCCCGCCGCCGCTGGGGCTGCGGATGCCGCTGGCTGCGGGGTTCGGGGAGTCGCTGGGGCGGTGA
- the deoC gene encoding deoxyribose-phosphate aldolase → MPTTAPAFADATASDSALRRFLHGLPGVDAVGLEARAASLGTRSIKTTAKAYAIDLAISMIDLTTLEGSDTPGKVRALAAKAVHPDPSDRTTPHTAAVCVYPDMAATAVAALAGSGVKVASVATAFPAGRAALAVKLADVRDAVAAGADEIDMVIDRGAFLSGRYLKVYEEILAVKAECGSARLKVIFETGELSTYDNIRRASWLGMLAGADFIKTSTGKVGVNATPANTLLMLEAVRDFRAQTGIQIGVKPAGGIRTSKDALKFLVLVNETAGEDWLDSHWFRFGASSLLNDLLMQRQKLSTGRYSGPDYVTVD, encoded by the coding sequence ATGCCCACCACTGCTCCCGCATTCGCCGACGCGACGGCGTCCGACAGTGCGCTGCGCCGCTTCCTGCACGGGCTGCCCGGCGTCGACGCCGTCGGCCTCGAAGCGCGCGCCGCCTCCCTCGGAACCCGTTCGATCAAGACGACGGCCAAGGCGTACGCCATCGACCTCGCCATTTCGATGATCGACCTGACGACGCTGGAAGGCTCGGACACCCCGGGCAAGGTCCGCGCGCTCGCCGCCAAGGCCGTCCATCCCGACCCCAGCGACCGCACGACCCCGCACACCGCGGCGGTCTGCGTCTATCCCGACATGGCGGCGACCGCGGTCGCCGCCCTGGCCGGTTCGGGCGTGAAGGTGGCGTCCGTCGCGACGGCCTTCCCGGCCGGGCGCGCCGCGCTCGCCGTGAAGCTCGCGGACGTCCGCGACGCCGTGGCGGCCGGGGCCGACGAGATCGACATGGTGATCGACCGCGGCGCCTTCCTCTCAGGCCGCTATCTGAAGGTGTACGAGGAGATCCTCGCCGTGAAGGCGGAGTGCGGCTCCGCACGCCTGAAGGTGATCTTCGAGACCGGCGAGCTGTCCACGTACGACAACATCCGCCGCGCCTCCTGGCTCGGGATGCTGGCGGGCGCGGACTTCATCAAGACGTCGACCGGCAAGGTCGGGGTCAACGCCACCCCCGCGAACACCCTGCTGATGCTGGAGGCGGTGCGCGACTTCCGTGCGCAGACCGGAATCCAGATCGGCGTGAAACCGGCCGGCGGCATCCGCACCTCCAAGGACGCCCTCAAGTTCCTGGTCCTGGTGAACGAGACGGCGGGCGAGGACTGGCTGGACAGCCACTGGTTCCGCTTCGGCGCCTCCAGCCTGCTGAACGACCTGCTGATGCAGCGCCAGAAGCTCAGCACCGGCCGTTACTCCGGCCCCGATTACGTGACGGTGGACTGA
- a CDS encoding aldehyde dehydrogenase family protein gives MSDGRLSVFKTYKLYVGGKFPRSESGRVYEVTDSKGNWLANAPQSSRKDARDAVVAARKAFGGWSGATAYNRGQILYRIAEMLEGRRDQFVREVAEAEGLSKSKAAAVVDAAVDRWVWYAGWTDKIAQIVGGANPVAGPFFNLSTPEPTGVVTVLAPQESSFLGLVSVLAPVIAAGNTAVVVASAESPLPALSLGEVLATSDLPGGVVNILSGKTAEIATPLASHQDVNGIDLTGADAELAKELEIAAADNLKRVSRPPVARHHPEKETHSAAHPQAVDGDGADWSADPGTRRLTAFLETKTVWHPTGALGVSGSSY, from the coding sequence ATGTCTGACGGGCGACTGAGCGTCTTCAAGACCTACAAGCTGTACGTCGGGGGCAAGTTCCCCCGCTCCGAGAGCGGCCGGGTGTACGAGGTGACGGACTCGAAGGGCAACTGGCTGGCGAACGCCCCCCAGTCCTCCCGCAAGGACGCGCGTGACGCCGTCGTGGCCGCCCGCAAGGCGTTCGGCGGCTGGTCGGGCGCGACCGCGTACAACCGCGGCCAGATCCTCTACCGCATCGCGGAGATGCTGGAGGGCCGCCGGGACCAGTTCGTCCGCGAGGTGGCGGAGGCCGAGGGACTGTCGAAGTCCAAGGCCGCGGCCGTCGTGGACGCGGCGGTCGACCGCTGGGTCTGGTACGCGGGCTGGACGGACAAGATCGCCCAGATCGTGGGCGGGGCGAACCCGGTCGCGGGCCCCTTCTTCAACCTGTCGACCCCCGAACCGACCGGGGTCGTGACCGTCCTCGCCCCGCAGGAGTCGTCGTTCCTGGGCCTGGTCTCGGTGCTCGCGCCGGTGATCGCGGCCGGCAACACGGCGGTCGTCGTGGCCTCGGCCGAGTCCCCGCTGCCCGCGCTGTCGCTGGGCGAGGTGCTGGCCACCTCGGACCTGCCGGGCGGAGTCGTCAACATCCTGTCGGGGAAGACGGCGGAGATCGCCACGCCGCTCGCCTCCCACCAGGACGTGAACGGCATCGACCTGACGGGGGCGGACGCGGAACTGGCGAAGGAGCTGGAGATCGCGGCGGCCGACAACCTGAAGCGGGTCTCCCGCCCACCCGTCGCCCGCCACCACCCCGAGAAGGAGACGCACAGCGCCGCTCATCCACAGGCTGTGGACGGTGACGGTGCCGACTGGTCCGCCGATCCCGGCACGCGCCGGCTCACCGCGTTCCTGGAGACCAAGACGGTCTGGCACCCGACGGGCGCGCTGGGCGTGTCGGGCTCCTCGTACTGA
- a CDS encoding HAMP domain-containing sensor histidine kinase gives MSTAVRRSLLAGLRWTSLRLRLVVVFALVALTAAVSASGIAYWLNREAVLTRTQDSALGDFRQEMQSRAASLPLRPTKEDLQTAAVQMASSSPGYSVLLIDERDPGKPIVGNSDLDTFTLDNVPASLRKQVDKKQPVKDGNKYQYHLFWQRISIRGTPYLVAGTKIIGGGPTGYMLKSLDQERQDLNSLAWSLGIATALALVGSALLAQAAATTVLRPVQRLGDAARKLGEGKLDTRLVVSGTDELADLSRTFNRTASSLEKKVADMSAREESSRRFVADMSHELRTPLTAITAVAEVLEDEADNLDPMIAPAVHLVVSETRRLNDLVENLMEVTRFDAGTARLVLDTVDVADQVTACIDARAWLDAVDLDAERGMMVRLDPRRLDVILANLIGNALKHGGSPVRVAVRTEGDDLVIEVRDHGPGIPEDVLPHVFDRFYKASASRPRSEGSGLGLSIAMENAHIHGGDITAANSPDGDGAVFVLRLPRDAEALDGTTEGHDAEIPDQEDDAT, from the coding sequence GTGAGTACGGCTGTGCGGCGGAGCCTGCTCGCCGGGCTCCGCTGGACCAGCCTGCGGCTGCGGCTCGTCGTCGTGTTCGCGCTGGTCGCGCTGACCGCCGCGGTGTCCGCGTCCGGGATCGCGTACTGGCTGAACCGCGAGGCGGTGCTGACCCGTACGCAGGACTCCGCGCTCGGGGACTTCCGCCAGGAGATGCAGAGCCGGGCCGCCTCGCTGCCGCTGCGCCCCACCAAGGAGGACCTGCAGACCGCCGCCGTGCAGATGGCGAGCAGCAGCCCCGGCTACAGCGTGCTGCTGATCGACGAGCGCGATCCCGGCAAGCCGATCGTCGGCAATTCCGACCTGGACACGTTCACCCTCGACAACGTACCGGCGTCACTGCGGAAGCAGGTCGACAAGAAGCAACCGGTCAAGGACGGCAACAAGTACCAGTACCACCTGTTCTGGCAGCGGATATCGATCCGCGGCACGCCCTATCTCGTCGCCGGTACGAAGATCATCGGCGGCGGCCCGACCGGCTACATGCTCAAGTCGCTCGACCAGGAACGGCAGGACCTCAACTCCCTCGCCTGGTCACTGGGGATCGCCACCGCGCTGGCTCTGGTCGGCTCCGCCCTGCTCGCGCAGGCCGCGGCGACGACGGTGCTGCGTCCCGTGCAGCGGCTCGGCGACGCCGCCCGCAAGCTCGGCGAAGGCAAGCTCGACACCCGCCTCGTGGTGTCCGGCACCGATGAACTGGCCGACCTCTCCCGTACGTTCAACAGAACCGCGAGCTCCCTGGAGAAGAAGGTCGCGGACATGAGCGCGCGGGAGGAGTCCAGCCGCCGCTTCGTCGCCGACATGTCGCACGAACTGCGCACCCCGCTCACCGCGATCACCGCCGTCGCCGAGGTGCTGGAGGACGAGGCCGACAACCTCGACCCGATGATCGCGCCCGCCGTGCACCTGGTGGTCAGCGAGACCCGGCGCCTCAACGACCTGGTGGAGAACCTGATGGAGGTCACCCGCTTCGACGCGGGCACGGCCCGCCTCGTCCTCGACACCGTCGACGTCGCCGACCAGGTGACCGCCTGCATCGACGCCCGCGCCTGGCTGGACGCGGTGGACCTGGACGCCGAGCGCGGCATGATGGTCCGCCTCGATCCGCGCCGGCTGGACGTGATCCTGGCCAACCTGATCGGGAACGCGCTGAAGCACGGCGGTTCGCCGGTGCGGGTCGCGGTACGGACCGAGGGCGACGACCTCGTCATCGAGGTGCGCGACCACGGGCCCGGAATCCCCGAGGACGTGCTGCCGCACGTCTTCGACCGCTTCTACAAGGCCAGCGCCTCCCGCCCCCGCTCCGAGGGCAGCGGTCTGGGGCTCTCGATCGCCATGGAGAACGCGCACATCCACGGCGGCGACATCACCGCCGCGAACTCGCCGGACGGGGACGGCGCGGTGTTCGTCCTGCGACTGCCGCGCGACGCCGAGGCGCTGGACGGCACCACCGAGGGTCACGACGCCGAGATCCCGGACCAGGAGGACGACGCGACGTGA
- a CDS encoding aldehyde dehydrogenase family protein — protein MASAFEYAPAPESRSVVDIAPSYGLFIDGEFTDAADGQVFKTVSPSSEEVLSEVARAGSADVDRAVKAARRAFEKWSALPGSERAKYLFRIARIIQERSRELAVLETLDNGKPIKETRDADLPLVAAHFFYYAGWADKLDHAGYGANPRPLGVAGQIIPWNFPLLMLAWKIAPALATGNTVVLKPAETTPLSALFFADICRQAGLPKGVVNILTGYGDAGSALVEHGDVNKIAFTGSTAVGKAIARQIAGTGKKATLELGGKGANIVFDDAPVDQAVEGIVTGIFFNQGQVCCAGSRLLVQESIEEELLDSLKRRLSTLRLGDPLDKNTDIGAINSEEQLSRITALVETGEAEGADRWSAPCELPSAGYWFAPTLFTGVTQAHTVARDEIFGPVLSVLNFRTPDEAVAKANNSQYGLSAGIWTEKGSRILAVANKLRAGVVWANTFNKFDPTSPFGGYKESGFGREGGRHGLEAYLDV, from the coding sequence ATGGCATCTGCATTCGAGTACGCACCGGCGCCGGAATCCCGTTCCGTCGTCGACATCGCCCCCTCGTACGGCCTGTTCATCGACGGTGAGTTCACCGACGCGGCCGACGGCCAGGTCTTCAAGACGGTCAGCCCGTCGTCCGAGGAGGTGCTCTCCGAGGTCGCGCGGGCAGGCTCCGCGGACGTGGACCGGGCCGTGAAGGCGGCCCGCCGGGCGTTCGAGAAGTGGTCGGCGCTGCCCGGCTCCGAGCGCGCCAAGTACCTCTTCCGGATCGCCAGGATCATCCAGGAGCGCAGCCGCGAGCTCGCCGTCCTGGAGACCCTGGACAACGGCAAGCCGATCAAGGAGACGCGCGACGCGGACCTCCCGCTGGTCGCCGCGCACTTCTTCTACTACGCGGGCTGGGCCGACAAGCTGGACCACGCGGGCTACGGCGCGAACCCGCGTCCGCTCGGCGTGGCCGGCCAGATCATTCCGTGGAACTTCCCGCTGCTGATGCTCGCGTGGAAGATCGCCCCGGCGCTCGCCACCGGCAACACGGTGGTGCTCAAGCCCGCCGAGACGACCCCGCTGTCCGCGCTCTTCTTCGCGGACATCTGCCGCCAGGCCGGGCTGCCCAAGGGCGTCGTCAACATCCTGACGGGCTACGGGGACGCGGGCTCGGCCCTCGTCGAGCACGGCGACGTCAACAAGATCGCCTTCACCGGCTCGACCGCGGTCGGCAAGGCCATCGCCCGCCAGATCGCGGGCACGGGCAAGAAGGCCACGCTGGAGCTGGGCGGCAAGGGCGCCAACATCGTCTTCGACGACGCCCCCGTCGACCAGGCCGTCGAGGGCATCGTCACCGGCATCTTCTTCAACCAGGGCCAGGTCTGCTGCGCGGGCTCGCGGCTCCTCGTACAGGAGTCGATCGAGGAGGAGCTGCTGGACTCGCTCAAGCGCCGGCTGTCCACGCTGCGCCTCGGCGACCCGCTGGACAAGAACACCGACATCGGCGCGATCAACTCCGAGGAGCAGCTCTCCCGGATCACCGCGCTCGTCGAGACCGGCGAGGCCGAGGGCGCGGACCGCTGGTCGGCCCCGTGCGAGCTGCCGTCGGCCGGTTACTGGTTCGCGCCGACGCTGTTCACCGGCGTCACCCAGGCGCACACCGTCGCCCGCGACGAGATCTTCGGCCCGGTCCTGTCGGTGCTGAACTTCCGTACGCCGGACGAGGCGGTCGCCAAGGCCAACAACAGCCAGTACGGCCTCTCGGCCGGCATCTGGACGGAGAAGGGCTCCCGCATCCTCGCGGTGGCGAACAAGCTCCGGGCGGGCGTCGTCTGGGCCAACACGTTCAACAAGTTCGACCCGACCTCGCCGTTCGGCGGCTACAAGGAGTCGGGCTTCGGCCGCGAAGGCGGCCGTCACGGTCTGGAGGCCTACCTCGATGTCTGA
- a CDS encoding SigE family RNA polymerase sigma factor, with product MNTTHSITTSAVVTRLHDVGRSTEKSGAALNGRGCVRGAGRQHPSYMTVVDAPAATGAGNGGSAYGEVTGERQAPAQAESAEAAFTAYVRERRASLYATAYHLTGDRFEAEDLLQSALFSTYRAWDRISDKAAVGGYLRRTMTNLHISAWRRRKLNEYPTEELPETAGDTDAMRGTELRAVLWQALARLPETQRTMLVLRYYEGRTDPEIASILDISVGTVKSSIWRSLRRLREDEVLSFGRDEEESFGELVA from the coding sequence ATGAACACAACGCACAGCATCACCACGAGCGCAGTTGTCACGCGTCTCCACGACGTCGGGCGGAGCACCGAGAAGTCCGGCGCCGCATTGAACGGGCGGGGGTGCGTTCGAGGCGCCGGGCGTCAGCACCCGTCGTACATGACGGTGGTCGACGCACCTGCCGCCACGGGGGCGGGCAACGGGGGAAGCGCGTACGGGGAGGTCACGGGGGAGCGGCAGGCCCCGGCGCAGGCCGAGAGCGCCGAAGCGGCGTTCACGGCCTACGTCCGGGAGCGCCGCGCCTCCCTGTACGCCACCGCCTATCACCTGACCGGTGACCGGTTCGAGGCCGAGGATCTGCTGCAGAGCGCCCTCTTCTCGACGTACCGGGCATGGGACCGGATCAGTGACAAGGCGGCGGTCGGCGGCTATCTGCGCCGCACCATGACCAATCTGCACATCAGCGCCTGGCGCAGGCGCAAGCTGAACGAATACCCGACCGAGGAGCTGCCGGAGACGGCGGGCGACACGGACGCGATGCGCGGTACGGAGCTGCGCGCCGTGCTCTGGCAGGCGCTGGCGCGACTGCCCGAGACACAGCGCACGATGCTGGTCCTGCGCTACTACGAGGGCCGTACGGACCCGGAGATCGCGTCCATCCTCGACATCAGTGTCGGCACGGTGAAGTCCAGCATCTGGCGGTCGCTCCGCCGGCTGCGTGAGGACGAGGTCCTCAGCTTCGGCCGTGACGAGGAGGAGTCCTTCGGCGAGCTGGTGGCCTGA
- a CDS encoding VanZ family protein, with amino-acid sequence MRQGSGGQAVIRFRAVGVSLLLAHLLLVGWLTLRPLDVPWMTAANLQPFAGIKADLSLGPATAARRIGKELLLLAPLGVLLPLAGGRLFVSPWASLTRTVAAGALISLAIELGQTGVPGQVVDVDSLILNTVGVALAHVLVVPAWRARLRRRKQRRIRVLPPTGTTGTTGHEAPQGSTPTISRVGIAP; translated from the coding sequence GTGCGTCAAGGTTCGGGCGGCCAAGCCGTCATCCGCTTCCGCGCGGTCGGAGTGTCCCTGCTCCTCGCGCATCTGCTGCTCGTCGGGTGGCTGACTCTGCGCCCGCTGGACGTGCCGTGGATGACCGCCGCCAACCTCCAGCCGTTCGCCGGCATCAAGGCCGACCTCTCCCTCGGCCCGGCCACCGCCGCCCGCCGCATCGGCAAGGAACTCCTGCTGCTGGCACCGCTCGGGGTGCTGCTGCCGCTCGCCGGGGGCCGCCTCTTCGTCTCGCCGTGGGCCTCACTGACCCGTACCGTCGCCGCCGGCGCACTGATCTCGCTGGCCATCGAACTGGGCCAGACCGGAGTGCCCGGCCAGGTCGTCGACGTCGACTCGCTGATCCTGAACACCGTCGGCGTCGCGCTCGCCCACGTCCTGGTCGTGCCGGCCTGGCGGGCACGGCTGCGCCGCCGCAAGCAGCGGCGGATCCGAGTGCTTCCCCCCACCGGGACCACCGGGACCACCGGCCATGAGGCCCCTCAGGGATCGACCCCGACGATTTCCAGGGTCGGCATCGCCCCGTAG
- a CDS encoding adenosine deaminase, which translates to MMSPTLNVPGQDQIRRAPKVLLHDHLDGGLRPGTIVELAAANGYDGLPETDPDKLGVWFREAADSGSLERYLETFAHTCAVMQTRDALVRVAAECAEDLAADGVVYAEIRYAPEQHLEAGLSLEEVVEAVNEGFREGERRARRDGNRIRVGALLTAMRHAARSLEIAELANRYREQGVVGFDIAGAEAGFPPTRHLDAFEYLKRENNHFTIHAGEAFGLPSIWQAIQWCGADRLGHGVRIIDDIEVAEDGSVKLGRLASYVRDKRIPLELCPTSNLQTGAAASYAEHPIGLLRRLHFRATVNTDNRLMSGTSMSREFEKLTETFGYTLDDMQWFTVNAMKSAFIPFDERLAMISDVIKPGYAELKSEWLFEQTAATSVSTSVAG; encoded by the coding sequence ATGATGAGCCCGACCCTCAATGTGCCCGGCCAGGATCAGATCCGGCGTGCCCCCAAGGTCCTTCTCCACGATCACCTCGACGGCGGCCTGCGCCCCGGGACGATCGTCGAACTCGCCGCCGCGAACGGATACGACGGACTTCCGGAGACCGATCCCGACAAGCTCGGCGTCTGGTTCAGGGAAGCCGCCGACTCCGGGTCGCTGGAGCGGTATCTGGAGACGTTCGCCCACACCTGCGCCGTCATGCAGACGCGTGACGCGCTGGTCAGGGTCGCCGCCGAGTGCGCCGAGGACCTCGCCGCGGACGGTGTCGTCTACGCCGAGATCCGGTACGCGCCCGAGCAGCACCTGGAAGCCGGTCTGAGCCTCGAAGAGGTCGTCGAGGCGGTCAACGAGGGCTTCCGTGAGGGCGAGCGCCGGGCCCGCCGGGACGGCAACCGGATCAGGGTGGGCGCGCTGCTCACCGCGATGCGGCACGCCGCGCGTTCGCTGGAGATCGCGGAGCTGGCCAACCGCTACCGCGAGCAGGGCGTCGTCGGCTTCGACATCGCCGGCGCGGAGGCGGGCTTCCCGCCCACCCGGCACCTCGACGCCTTCGAGTACCTCAAGCGCGAGAACAACCACTTCACCATCCATGCGGGTGAGGCCTTCGGCCTGCCGTCGATCTGGCAGGCCATCCAGTGGTGCGGTGCCGACCGGCTCGGCCACGGCGTCCGCATCATCGACGACATCGAGGTCGCGGAGGACGGCAGTGTGAAGCTCGGCCGCCTCGCCTCCTACGTACGGGACAAGCGCATCCCGCTGGAGCTCTGCCCGACCTCCAACCTGCAGACCGGTGCCGCGGCCTCGTACGCCGAGCACCCGATCGGGCTGCTGCGCCGGCTCCACTTCCGGGCCACCGTGAACACGGACAACCGGCTGATGAGCGGTACGAGCATGAGCCGGGAATTCGAGAAGCTGACCGAGACATTCGGATACACGCTCGATGACATGCAGTGGTTCACCGTCAATGCGATGAAATCAGCATTCATTCCTTTCGATGAACGTCTGGCGATGATCAGCGACGTCATCAAGCCCGGATACGCCGAGCTGAAGTCCGAATGGCTCTTCGAGCAGACCGCTGCGACCAGCGTTTCTACCTCGGTCGCCGGCTGA
- a CDS encoding PspC domain-containing protein, whose product MAALARPRDGRMLGGVCAALARRFGTSARTMRVIFVVSCLLPGPQFLLYLALWLLLPEEKASSTTATAW is encoded by the coding sequence ATGGCCGCACTTGCCCGCCCTCGTGACGGACGCATGCTCGGCGGAGTGTGCGCAGCGCTGGCACGGCGCTTCGGCACCTCCGCGAGGACCATGCGCGTCATCTTCGTCGTCTCGTGCCTGCTGCCGGGCCCGCAGTTCCTGCTCTACCTGGCGCTGTGGCTGCTGCTCCCCGAGGAGAAGGCGTCGTCGACCACCGCGACCGCCTGGTAG